GGTAGCGAATTGCCGCTTGCGTCAGTAATACCGTAATCGGTTGTCGCGGGGTATTCATTGAAGTGGTTGTAGTTGTAGGCGTACGAGACATCCGCCTCCCAACTACTGGTAATGGCATGGTTGAGACGGGCAATGGTATTCCGCGAGCCAAACGTCCAGGAACTGGCAGTTGTGTGTGGGAAGAGCGAGGAAAGACCGTTGATGCCTACGGCGAGAGGTTGAGCATTGTGCCGGGACGGGTCGCCGAATGCGGATGCTTCAAAAGTGGTCGTAGGTCGGATTTTATAGGTTAGCTTGCCTGCCCAGCTTACGGTAGTGGTGCTGTATTGCAGTGCTCCCAATGCAACTGAAGGAGTAGGAGCATTCGGATTGGCCCGCATGATGTCCTGTCTCAGTCCAGGATTGAATGCGCCGAAGAAGAACAACTTATCTTTGAAACCAGGAACATAGCCGCCAAGCTCGACTGCTGCATCATACTGCGGGCTGGAGAGCGTCGAAGGCGGAGTCGCCTGCCGATAACCGAATTGGTAGTACTGGTAGCGACTGGCGTACCAGGCTCCAGGGCCGAAGTAGGCAGCTATCGCACCGTGGTATTGATTTCCGCCTGACTTGGTGACGATCTGGACGATTCCACCCGTAGCCTTACCGTATTGCGGCTCAAATGCTGTAGTCTTTACGTCGACCTCTTTGATAAAGGCAAGGTTAATGCCGGTGCCAAGTGCTCCATGGTAGCGGTTATAGGTTCCAATGCTTCCAAACGCCTGGTCTGTAATCGTGACTCCGTCAACGACATATAGATTTTCAAGTCCTGAGGAGCCGCCAATCGAAGGATTGGACTGGCCCGGGCCGATCTGACCGGGAGATCCAGCAACCTGACCAGCAGCGACGCCGGGAGCAGCATAGAAGATTGCCGAGACGTTACGGGGCATTGGAACGCTGTTGTAGAAGGTGTCCGTCAGATTGGAGGTAATCGCCGTGGACTGAGTGTCGATGGCGACAGCCGAGGCCTGGACCTCAACAGTCTGGCCGAGGCTACCTACCTGCATCGTAATGTTCAGAGTCGAAGACGAGTTGACCACGACTTCGTTGTGCTTGGATTCAAGCTTCATAAAGCCGTCTTTGGTCACCGTTACGTCATAGAGGCCGGGAGTGAGACCGGCAGTACTATAGCGGCCTAAAGAATCGGTTGTTAGAACACGAGTACCCTGGGGGCCCACAAGCGTTACTGTCGCACCTGGGATAACTGCACCTGAGACATCGCTAACTGTCCCATTTAGGCCACCGGTAATGGAAGTTTGTTGTTGGCCCGCCATTGTGATGACGAGCAATATGCTGGCAGCCACCCATCCTGCCATCCTTCGCAAGCTCTTCATTTTCCCTCCGTGCGTCAAAACCTCTTTTTACTTTTCGCGCGACCCTATTTATCTGAGTAAGTAGCCGCAAATCTTTCTAAAGCAAGAAGACTCGGAGATTACGTCCGCACAGAGGTGCAATTCGATCACCAAACAAAAGCCTCTTCGGTCTACGCGGCTATGTGGTTGAAAAGCAAATATAAGTAAAACTTATTTATGGATAACTACTTCAGAGGGGAGTGGAAGTCATCAATAAGATATGAAATTTGGGATGAAATGCTTTTTTAAGGGATGAATTAACAGATTTTAATTGTTAGGACACGAAGGGATTTTGGGTGTAAGTGAAGGTAAGTCGTTGGTTACAGTGGCGCTTATTACATTTATGGAATCTCTTCAGGAAATGGTCATCAGATTGCCACAGGAGCTTCGGAACGTCATGCTCAACGCCAGGTAACTACATCTCTGTGGAGAGATAGGCTGAGGAGCGGCGTAAAGGAGCTTCAACTTCGATGAAGAAATTATTTGGACTTGCGATGATGTTGCTGGCAGTAGTGAGTCTTGGTTTTGGACAGGTCATTTCGACAAATGGTGGCGCGATCCAAGGCTCAATTACGGATTCCAGCGGGGCGGTAGTTCCTAATGCAAAGATAACGATTAAGAACGCTGATACCGGATTTACACGTTCACTTACGACCGATGCTGCGGGATATTACAGCGTAGGCCCCTTGACCTCGGGTAACTATCAGGTAACCGTGGCATCCGAGGGTTTTCAGACATTAACAACCAAAACTGTAGTCCGAACAGGAACTGCAACCAGTGGTAATTTCAAGTTGTCGATCGGTTCATCAAGCGTGACTGTTGAGGTTGATGCCGGAACTGTGCAGGTCAACACTGAGCAAGCGGGTGTAAGCGACGTTATTACGAAACAGCAGATTGATTCTCTGCCAGTCAATGGGCGAAATTTTTTAGATCTGGCACAGATTGAACCAGGTGTAATTCTGCAGAGCGGTGAATCATTCGATCCCACGAAAGCAGGCTACTCTGCGATTTCAATCAGCGGTGTTTCTGGACGCACGACTCGTATCTTGCTTGATGGTCAGGACATTACAGATGAAACAGTTGGAACGACGATCTTTAATGTTTCTCAGGGATCTATTGGCGATTTCCAGCTAAATCGTTCAACACAGGATGTGTCCGGTGATGTAACTTCGACAGGCCAAGTCCTGGTTTCAACGAATTCCGGAACGAATGCATTTCATGGGCAAGCTTTTTACTATTTTCAAGATCATAACGCTCTGTTTGCGAGAACTGCGGGTGGTTTAGATACACCGTTTCAGCGGAATCAGTTTGGTGGAAGTATTGGTGGCCCGATCATCAAGGATAAGCTGTTCTTTTTTGGCAACTCTGAACGCATCAAGCAGGAGTCGCCGGTTTCCATCACAATGGCGCCGGTTTTTTCTGCAATTCAGGCAGCTCATCCTTCGATTCCATCACCTTATCGTGAGACGTATTCCACGGTTCGTCTCGACTATAACGGTCCATTCCACGGCCACTATTTCGTACGTGGAAATTACAACGTCAACCTCTCTAGTTCGAACTTTGGTGCGGGTTACCAGATTTATAACAATCGCGACAACACACCGGGTCTTGCCGGTGGAGCAGATTTTGCAACTGGCCACTTTACCCACTCTTTCCGCGCAAGCTATGAGAAATTTCATAACCTTCTTGTAGATGGAACCACGGGAAACTCGAGCGTGTATAACGGATTTCCAGGCCTGAATTTTCGTCTTGCAAGCGCTGGTCTCTATTCTGGTCCGAACGTTGACGCACCGCAGAATACTTATCAATCGGATAAGCAGTTTCGTTACGACGGCAGCTGGACTAAGGGGACCCATAACATCCGCTACGGATATAGTATGAATCGTATCCTTGGAGGCGGATTTGCGAGCTTCTTTGGGCTTGCCCCCCGAGCTACGATGACTGCGGCCACTTTGTTGGCAAACTGTGGAAACGTCGCTGGAGCTGGACCATGCGCCTCCGATCCATTGAACGGGTACTCGCTCTCGCGGGTTACGTTGGGCAATGGTGAGGGATTCTTTACTGAAAATCCAGGATTCAAATTGCCGGGTGGAGGTACTGAAGACTGGCGTCAAGGTGCTTATATTGCAGACAGCTGGAAGATAACACCCAGCTTTACCCTGACTGCCGGAATTCGGTGGAGCGTCGATACAAATCGGGCGAATCAGGATTTGCCGACTCCATTGTGCTCGGATGTCGATCCCTCTCTTCCTTCTCCCTGCTCAGGGAATCAACCATTACTTGACCAATTCCAGGCTGGATTTGGCAAAAAAATTCATCAACCCTGGACCAATTTTGGACCGCAAATTGGTTTTGCGTTTAGCCCTGGCGACCACAAGACAGTCTATCGCGGAGCATTCGGTATCTTTTATGAGAACGATGTCTTCAACAATACGACGAATGCACGTGCAGGCTTGATCACGAAAGGTCTCTTCAATAACTTTACCTCGATCTGCGGTGGAACCACTACGTTGACCTTGCCAGATGGAAGCGTCGTGACAGGCGATGGCGGTGTTTCGATTGCAACACTCTGCTCGCAGCCCCTTAGCCAGTCTGGCCAGCACTTCATCAATATTCAAAAGACCTACCAGGCCGCGACAGCAGCTGCTGGGCCAGCGAGCAATCCCAATTATGTTGGAAACACACTGACGATTGCTAACGTCTACGGAGCCCCGTATCGTACGCCCTATGCTGAGCAGTGGAACGCCGGTATTCAGCGCGAGATAGTCCGTGGCGGCGTCCTGTCGGTTGACTATGTACATAATTCAACGCTAAAAATCACTCAGCAGATCGATGTGAACCATGTCGGAGCTGCCCGTACCCTCAATAAGGCAAACGCCACAGCAGCAATCACGGCAACGGCAAATAGTTATGCAACTTCTTCAGGTGCGACACCATGTGCCGGAATGTCGGGATCCAACGCGATCAATTGCGTGATCTCGAGTGGTGGCACGATTGTTGATTTTGCACATAACGGTCTCGATTCAGGAAATACCTTTCTAGGCAGCAATCCTGCAGCCTATGCGGGGAAACCCGGTGCCGCATTTCCTGGCATCAACCCTCTGCTCGGCCAGGGGTTGTTCCTGCTTCCGGCTGGTCGTTCTGGTTATGATGCGTTGCAGGTTGTCTTCCGGCAGCAGGCAGCCCATCCAGCTCCTGGAATTGTGAGTTCAAATCTCCAAATTTCGTATTCTCTTTCCCGTATTGTGAGCACGGCGAATCCGGGTATAAACAATGGCAATACGGGCGTGGGAGACCAGTTCTTCTCATCGCCTTCTTATGACTACGATCATCCGACCCA
This portion of the Edaphobacter sp. 4G125 genome encodes:
- a CDS encoding TonB-dependent receptor, with translation MKKLFGLAMMLLAVVSLGFGQVISTNGGAIQGSITDSSGAVVPNAKITIKNADTGFTRSLTTDAAGYYSVGPLTSGNYQVTVASEGFQTLTTKTVVRTGTATSGNFKLSIGSSSVTVEVDAGTVQVNTEQAGVSDVITKQQIDSLPVNGRNFLDLAQIEPGVILQSGESFDPTKAGYSAISISGVSGRTTRILLDGQDITDETVGTTIFNVSQGSIGDFQLNRSTQDVSGDVTSTGQVLVSTNSGTNAFHGQAFYYFQDHNALFARTAGGLDTPFQRNQFGGSIGGPIIKDKLFFFGNSERIKQESPVSITMAPVFSAIQAAHPSIPSPYRETYSTVRLDYNGPFHGHYFVRGNYNVNLSSSNFGAGYQIYNNRDNTPGLAGGADFATGHFTHSFRASYEKFHNLLVDGTTGNSSVYNGFPGLNFRLASAGLYSGPNVDAPQNTYQSDKQFRYDGSWTKGTHNIRYGYSMNRILGGGFASFFGLAPRATMTAATLLANCGNVAGAGPCASDPLNGYSLSRVTLGNGEGFFTENPGFKLPGGGTEDWRQGAYIADSWKITPSFTLTAGIRWSVDTNRANQDLPTPLCSDVDPSLPSPCSGNQPLLDQFQAGFGKKIHQPWTNFGPQIGFAFSPGDHKTVYRGAFGIFYENDVFNNTTNARAGLITKGLFNNFTSICGGTTTLTLPDGSVVTGDGGVSIATLCSQPLSQSGQHFINIQKTYQAATAAAGPASNPNYVGNTLTIANVYGAPYRTPYAEQWNAGIQREIVRGGVLSVDYVHNSTLKITQQIDVNHVGAARTLNKANATAAITATANSYATSSGATPCAGMSGSNAINCVISSGGTIVDFAHNGLDSGNTFLGSNPAAYAGKPGAAFPGINPLLGQGLFLLPAGRSGYDALQVVFRQQAAHPAPGIVSSNLQISYSLSRIVSTANPGINNGNTGVGDQFFSSPSYDYDHPTQYMGRNGLDHTHQISFGGSATLKYGPQVSLIGHFYSAAATDLNLDNGGISGDSTAGIFMSDVTGDGTIGDLVPGTNPGYFMHEYKGNNLNKLINQYNATHAGQMTPAGQALVNAGLFTPAQLSQLQAVQQPIAPVAEARGPENAFYRNLDVSFAYPIHLSRLREGMSLVPAIAFYNIGNFSNFKNYNNGTLANTTTASGGAAALSGLLNGPNTFADHDLNRSQRGSGTSNIGGPRTTEFQLKLNF